GGTTTATGTCATTGGCCTGCGCCTTGACCCGAAACAGAAGAAACAAAAGAGCGATGATGATTTTCTGATTATCATCACTGACCATGACCCCCATACCGCTTTGGCCGACTATGGTCGTCGTTGGGGCATTGAAACCCTCTTTGGGGCACTCAAGACTCGAGGATTTTGCCTAGAATCGACTCATTTTACTGATAACGAGCGTCTGTCTAAGCTTCTGGCTCTTTTAGCTCTGGCCTTTGTCTGGGCGATGAAAGCCGGAATCTGGCGACATGCTCAAAAGCCAATTCGTATCATTCTGGCTCATGGTCGCCGTGCCCATA
This is a stretch of genomic DNA from Roseofilum casamattae BLCC-M143. It encodes these proteins:
- a CDS encoding transposase yields the protein VYVIGLRLDPKQKKQKSDDDFLIIITDHDPHTALADYGRRWGIETLFGALKTRGFCLESTHFTDNERLSKLLALLALAFVWAMKAGIWRHAQKPIRIILAHGRRAHSLFRYGFDLLRRFFIDPLSFSDSLFQPIQLLSCT